In Carya illinoinensis cultivar Pawnee chromosome 16, C.illinoinensisPawnee_v1, whole genome shotgun sequence, a single window of DNA contains:
- the LOC122298405 gene encoding uncharacterized protein LOC122298405 isoform X1 — MKCNHSYMGQQFSLENVASVSMKTLLKFKAPRNLAKVEIFDGNPRSLLFEEKQDMQGSKINDAAKATRSQGASTKERKIALQQDVDKLKKKLRQEENIHRALERAFSRPLGALPRLPPYLPAYTLELLAEVAVLEEEVVRLEQEVLHFRQDLYQEAVYTSSSKRSGENSTDSYAQYPIQNYKPERHKFSALNGADSSVCTSRHRPTLSEDSRGKEYKWCKNSTKNQNGSQIHESQTIKTPVKRPVISQRSAEKRLDPQNLQCSNFQVECRLKDQASLESRIPPDEKLSGDNCPNRISENILKCLLSIILRMGSKKNHSSAEKFPYLLTLGTRESSEETNYRDPYNICSEYGKRDIGPYHKLYHIEASSINPNRSASSLFLLRRLRLLLGKLASVNIESLTHQEKLAFWINIYNSCVMNAFLEQSIPESPEGVVALMQKATINVGGHLINAVTIEHFILRLPFHSKYLHQTFLEGTKNAGKTWRSIVGLEFSEPLVTFALSCGSWSSPAVRVYTASQVENELEVAKREYLQAAVGISTTKFAIPKLLDWYLLDFAKDLDSFLDWICLQLPCELAKEAIKCLERGKKEPYLQFVQVMPYDFSFRYLLYSE, encoded by the exons ATGAAGTGTAATCATTCATATATGGGGCAACAGTTTTCACTTGAAAATGTGGCTTCAGTTTCAATGAAGACGCTCCTGAAATTCAAGGCTCCCAGAAATCTCGCAAAAGTAGAAATCTTTGATGGGAATCCAAGGAGTTTGTTGTTTGAA gaGAAGCAGGATATGCAGGGGAGCAAGATAAATGATGCTGCAAAAGCAACGAGGAGTCAAGGGGCCTCCACAAAGGAGAGAAAAATTGCATTGCAGCAAGAT GTTGATAAGCTCAAGAAAAAGCTTAGACAAGAAGAGAACATTCACAGAGCTTTGGAAAGGGCTTTCAGCAGGCCTTTGGGAGCTCTACCTCGTCTTCCCCCTTATCTCCCTGCTTAT ACATTGGAGCTTCTAGCCGAGGTGGCTGTTTTGGAAGAGGAAGTGGTTCGGCTTGAACAAGAAGTTCTGCATTTTAGACAGGATCTGTATCAGGAAGCTGTCTACACATCATCCTCTAAAAGGAGTGGAGAGAATTCAACCGATTCATATGCCCAATACCCGATTCAGAATTACAAACCAGAGCGACACAAATTTTCAGCTCTAAATGGGGCTGATTCCTCGGTGTGCACAAGTAGGCATAGACCCACTCTTTCTG AAGATAGTAGGGGAAAAGAGTACAAATGGTGTAAAAACTCGACAAAGAACCAAAATGGGTCTCAAATCCATGAATCCCAAACAATAAAAACTCCAGTTAAAAGACCTGTAATAAGCCAGAGATCAGCAGAGAAGCGTTTGGATCCTCAAAATTTACAG TGTTCAAATTTCCAGGTGGAATGCAGATTGAAAGATCAAGCAAGTCTAGAATCAAGAATCCCCCCGGATGAAAAGCTGTCAGGAGATAATTGCCCAAACAGAATTTCTGAAAATATTCTGAAGTGTTTATTGAGCATTATCTTGAGAATGGGTTCGAAGAAGAATCATAGTAGTGCAGAAAAATTTCCGTACTTACTGACCTTAGGAACTCGAGAAAGCAGTGAAGAAACAAATTATAGGGACCCTTATAATATCTGTTCAGAATATGGAAAGAGAGATATTGGTCCATATCATAAACTATATCACATTGAAGCTAGCTCAATCAATCCAAATCGATCAGCAAGTTCTTTGTTTCTACTTCGTAGATTGAG GCTCCTCCTGGGGAAACTTGCCTCTGTCAACATAGAGAGCCTCACCCATCAGGAGAAGCTAGCGTTCTggataaatatttacaattccTGCGtgatgaat GCATTCTTAGAACAAAGCATACCGGAGAGTCCTGAGGGGGTTGTTGCTTTAATGCAGAAG GCAACAATAAATGTTGGGGGACACTTGATAAATGCAGTAACAATAGAGCATTTCATCCTGAGATTGCCTTTCCACTCCAAATAT CTTCACCAGACATTTTTAGAGGGTACAAAAAACGCTGGGAAGACATGGAGAAGCATAGTTGGATTGGAGTTTTCTGAGCCATTGGTGACATTTGCTCTATCCTGTGGAAGCTGGTCCTCCCCTGCT GTGAGAGTGTACACAGCATCTCAGGTGGAGAACGAACTGGAAGTGGCTAAAAGAGAGTACTTACAGGCTGCAGTTGGAATTTCAACAACGAAATTTGCAATCCCAAAGCTGTTAGATTGGTATTTACTTGACTTTGCAAAGGACTTGGACTCATTCCTTGATTGGATCTGCCTTCAATTACCATGTGAACTTGCAAAAGAAGCAATTAAGTGCCTTGAGAGGGGCAAAAAGGAACCTTATTTACAGTTTGTCCAAGTTATGCCCTATGATTTCAGTTTTAGGTACCTTTTATACTCGGAATAA